One genomic region from Streptomyces sp. Li-HN-5-11 encodes:
- a CDS encoding glycerophosphodiester phosphodiesterase — MGTQESDERACGTGRRALLGAAVLGAGGAVLGLPGAAGAAEARKASGGHGGGLKSLPVPTVIGHRGAAGYRPEHTFGSYDLALDLGAHVVEAGDLVPTRDGHLVCRHEPEIGGTTDVADHPEFAARRTTKTLDGVPTTGWFTEDFTLAELKTLRAVERIPGNRPHNTLYNGRWEIPTFEEVLRWQDEQTRRRGRQVWIYPETKHPTYFRKLGLGLEERVAELLRKYGKDGRNSPVILQSFEPSSIQRLNKLVDNPLVVLLSSADSRPWDFVEAGDPRTVADLVTKKGLREIASYAQGIGPTVDLVIPKDADGNLTEPSSLVRDAHAVGLVLHPYTVRNENPFLPPKFRRGSAADAYGDVFGVFQAYFATGIDGVFTDNADTGLLAREDFLRA, encoded by the coding sequence ATGGGGACGCAGGAGTCGGACGAGCGGGCGTGCGGGACCGGACGCCGGGCACTGCTCGGGGCCGCGGTGCTCGGCGCGGGCGGCGCGGTCCTCGGGCTGCCCGGCGCGGCCGGAGCCGCCGAGGCCCGGAAGGCGTCCGGGGGGCACGGGGGCGGGCTGAAGAGCCTGCCCGTGCCGACGGTCATCGGCCACCGCGGCGCCGCCGGCTACCGGCCAGAGCACACCTTCGGCTCCTACGACCTCGCCCTGGACCTCGGCGCCCACGTCGTGGAGGCCGGTGACCTGGTGCCGACCAGGGACGGCCACCTCGTGTGCCGGCACGAGCCGGAGATCGGCGGCACCACGGACGTCGCCGACCATCCCGAGTTCGCCGCCCGCAGGACCACGAAGACGCTCGACGGGGTCCCCACCACCGGCTGGTTCACCGAGGACTTCACCCTCGCCGAACTGAAGACGCTGCGCGCCGTCGAGCGCATCCCCGGCAACCGCCCGCACAACACCCTCTACAACGGGCGCTGGGAGATCCCCACCTTCGAAGAGGTCCTGCGGTGGCAGGACGAGCAGACCCGCAGGCGCGGCCGGCAGGTGTGGATCTACCCCGAGACCAAGCACCCGACGTACTTCCGCAAACTGGGCCTCGGCCTGGAGGAGCGCGTCGCCGAACTGCTGCGCAAGTACGGCAAGGACGGCCGGAACTCACCGGTGATCCTCCAGTCCTTCGAGCCGAGCAGCATCCAGCGGCTGAACAAACTGGTCGACAACCCGCTCGTGGTACTGCTCTCCAGCGCCGACAGCCGCCCCTGGGACTTCGTCGAGGCGGGCGACCCGCGCACGGTGGCCGACCTCGTCACCAAGAAGGGCCTGCGGGAGATCGCCTCCTACGCCCAGGGCATCGGCCCGACCGTCGACCTGGTCATCCCCAAGGACGCGGACGGCAACCTCACCGAGCCGAGCAGCCTGGTCCGCGACGCGCACGCCGTCGGCCTGGTCCTGCACCCCTACACCGTCCGCAATGAGAACCCGTTCCTGCCGCCGAAGTTCCGCAGGGGCTCGGCCGCCGACGCCTACGGTGACGTCTTCGGCGTGTTCCAGGCGTACTTCGCCACCGGCATCGACGGCGTCTTCACCGACAACGCCGACACCGGTCTGCTGGCCCGCGAGGACTTCCTCCGCGCCTGA
- a CDS encoding lysophospholipid acyltransferase family protein codes for MSRFALIKAVLGPIMRLMFRPRVEGAERIPGDGPVILAGNHLTFIDSMILPLVCDRQVFFIGKDEYVTGKGLKGRLMAWFFTGVGMIPVDRDGGRGGVAALMTGRRVLEEGRIFGIYPEGTRSPDGRLYRGRTGIARLTLMTGAPVVPFAMIGTDKLQPGGAGIPRPGRVTVRFGEPMEFSRYEGMDRDRYVLRAVTDSVMTEVMRLSGQEYVDVYATKAKAA; via the coding sequence TTGTCCCGCTTCGCGCTCATCAAGGCAGTGCTCGGACCGATCATGCGCCTGATGTTCCGCCCACGGGTGGAGGGCGCGGAGCGCATCCCGGGCGACGGCCCGGTCATCCTGGCCGGCAACCATCTGACGTTCATCGACTCGATGATCCTGCCGCTGGTCTGCGACCGTCAGGTCTTCTTCATCGGCAAGGACGAGTACGTCACCGGCAAGGGCCTCAAGGGCCGGCTGATGGCCTGGTTCTTCACCGGCGTCGGCATGATCCCCGTCGACCGCGACGGTGGCCGGGGCGGAGTGGCGGCGCTGATGACCGGGCGCCGCGTGCTGGAGGAGGGCAGGATCTTCGGAATCTACCCCGAGGGCACGCGGTCGCCCGACGGTCGTCTCTACCGGGGCCGCACCGGTATCGCGCGGCTCACGCTGATGACGGGGGCGCCGGTCGTTCCGTTCGCGATGATCGGCACGGACAAGCTGCAGCCGGGCGGTGCGGGGATCCCCCGTCCGGGGCGGGTCACCGTCCGCTTCGGCGAGCCGATGGAGTTCTCCCGCTACGAGGGCATGGACCGGGACCGGTATGTGCTGCGGGCGGTGACCGACTCGGTGATGACCGAGGTCATGCGGCTGTCGGGACAGGAGTACGTCGACGTGTACGCCACGAAGGCGAAGGCGGCGTAA
- a CDS encoding MFS transporter has product MTSTLQPVRAAETVKRPGRWLALTVLVLAVLLVAVDATVLGLATPYISEDLRPSGTQLLWIGDVYSFVIAGLLVSMGSLGDRIGRKRILLGGATAFGAISVLNAYATTPGTMIAARALLGVAGATLMPATLALIRTIFHDPRERSLAVGVWGATASAGTAVGPITGGFLLEHFWWGSVFLINLPVTAVLVLVGIRTLPESRNPEPGPWDLVSVVLSLVGTIGVVYAVKEAATHGVTGPTLAAGLLGVAALYGFVRRQLTMPVPLLDMRLFRRRGFSGAVLADLLTVLGMSGLVFFLSQYLQLVQGRRPFEAGLAELPAAVGAVAAGLVAGAAARRFSVRAVVSGGLAAVGMALAVLAGIGASTGYALLGAALLVVGVGAGLSFTVTADVILSSVPRNQAGAASAVSETAYELGAALGIALLGSVVTGVYRDFTGPAGTPAQAHESLGAAVEASRHMSPHTAEVLLAAARDSFVHGLHLASAAGAAVLLATAAAALFLLRGQRL; this is encoded by the coding sequence ATGACCAGCACCCTGCAGCCGGTCCGTGCGGCGGAGACGGTAAAGCGCCCGGGCCGCTGGCTCGCGCTCACCGTCCTCGTCCTGGCCGTGCTGCTGGTGGCGGTCGACGCCACCGTCCTCGGCCTGGCGACCCCGTACATCAGCGAGGACCTGAGGCCTTCCGGCACCCAACTGCTGTGGATCGGCGACGTCTACTCCTTCGTCATCGCCGGTCTGCTCGTCTCCATGGGCAGTCTCGGCGACCGGATCGGCCGCAAGCGCATCCTGCTCGGCGGGGCGACGGCGTTCGGCGCGATATCCGTGCTCAACGCCTACGCGACGACACCCGGGACGATGATCGCGGCCCGGGCCCTGCTGGGTGTCGCGGGCGCGACCCTCATGCCCGCCACCCTCGCCCTGATCCGCACCATCTTCCACGACCCGCGCGAGCGCAGCCTGGCCGTCGGCGTGTGGGGCGCGACGGCCTCCGCCGGCACCGCCGTCGGCCCCATCACGGGCGGCTTCCTCCTCGAGCACTTCTGGTGGGGCTCGGTCTTCCTGATCAACCTGCCGGTGACGGCGGTCCTCGTCCTCGTCGGCATCCGCACCCTGCCCGAGTCGCGCAACCCCGAGCCCGGCCCCTGGGACCTGGTGAGTGTCGTCCTGTCGCTGGTCGGCACGATCGGCGTCGTGTACGCCGTCAAGGAGGCCGCCACGCACGGCGTCACCGGGCCGACGCTCGCCGCGGGCCTGCTGGGCGTCGCGGCCCTGTACGGGTTCGTACGCCGTCAGCTCACCATGCCGGTGCCGCTGCTGGACATGCGCCTGTTCCGGCGGCGCGGCTTCAGCGGAGCCGTGCTCGCCGACCTGCTGACCGTGCTGGGCATGTCGGGCCTGGTGTTCTTCCTCTCCCAGTACCTGCAACTCGTCCAGGGCAGGCGTCCGTTCGAGGCGGGACTGGCCGAACTGCCCGCGGCCGTGGGCGCGGTGGCGGCCGGTCTGGTGGCGGGGGCCGCGGCCCGGCGCTTCTCGGTCCGCGCGGTGGTCTCCGGCGGCCTGGCCGCGGTCGGCATGGCGCTGGCCGTGCTGGCGGGCATCGGCGCGTCCACGGGCTATGCGCTGCTCGGTGCCGCGCTGCTGGTCGTCGGCGTGGGCGCGGGCCTGTCCTTCACGGTGACGGCCGACGTGATCCTCTCGAGCGTGCCCAGGAACCAGGCCGGCGCCGCCTCGGCGGTCTCCGAGACGGCGTACGAACTGGGCGCCGCCCTGGGCATCGCCCTGCTGGGTTCCGTCGTGACCGGCGTCTACCGCGACTTCACGGGCCCGGCCGGAACGCCGGCCCAGGCCCATGAGTCGCTGGGAGCGGCCGTGGAGGCTTCCCGGCACATGTCCCCGCACACGGCAGAGGTCCTGCTGGCCGCGGCCCGCGACTCGTTCGTCCACGGACTGCACCTGGCGTCGGCGGCGGGCGCGGCGGTCCTGCTGGCGACGGCGGCCGCGGCGTTGTTCCTGCTGCGGGGCCAGAGGCTCTGA
- a CDS encoding helix-turn-helix domain-containing protein: MALDRDHVLRSAAALLTRKSTATMDEVAKAAGISRATLHRHFAGRDALVRALEALGIAECEAALDTARLDEGPAGDAVRRLVRAIEPAAGLLAFLYTENQLFEGAEQNEGWTRIDERLTALFRRGQESGEFRIDLTPAWLTEALYGLLASGAWAVAEGRVAPKEFTHMVVELMLGGALRREES; this comes from the coding sequence ATGGCCTTGGACCGTGACCACGTGCTGCGCAGCGCAGCCGCCCTGCTGACCCGTAAGTCGACGGCGACCATGGACGAGGTCGCCAAGGCCGCCGGGATCAGCCGGGCCACCCTGCACCGCCACTTCGCCGGGCGTGACGCGCTCGTCAGGGCCCTGGAAGCGCTCGGCATCGCGGAGTGCGAGGCGGCACTGGACACGGCCCGCCTCGACGAGGGGCCGGCGGGGGACGCGGTCCGCCGCCTGGTCCGCGCGATCGAACCCGCGGCCGGCCTGCTCGCCTTCCTCTACACCGAGAACCAGCTGTTCGAGGGCGCGGAGCAGAACGAGGGCTGGACCCGGATCGACGAACGCCTCACGGCCCTGTTCCGGCGCGGTCAGGAAAGCGGCGAGTTCCGCATCGACCTGACTCCCGCCTGGCTCACGGAGGCGCTGTACGGCCTGCTGGCCTCCGGCGCCTGGGCGGTGGCCGAGGGCCGGGTGGCCCCCAAGGAATTCACCCACATGGTCGTCGAGCTCATGCTCGGCGGTGCCCTGCGAAGAGAGGAATCATGA
- a CDS encoding aldo/keto reductase, producing the protein MPFSRLATATTPTCHVGLGLAAVGRPGYINLGRDRDLGDDRGVDALRERTRRLLDAAYAQGVRYIDVARSYGRSEEFLAGWLNARPDVDDVVVGSKWGYTYTAGWSTDAEQHEVKDHSLATYERQRAETDALLGDRLDLYQIHSVTPDSPALTDKELHARLAEAAAGGLTVGFSTSGPAQADAIRAALAVTVDGEPLFRTVQSTYNALETSAGPALAEAHDAGLTVIVKEGMANGRLAAPHAPDALRAVAEETGLGCDAVALALVLRQPWAGVVLSGAATLAQLASNLHAPAVDLDEAQLTRLAALVEEPRAYWERRGQLPWH; encoded by the coding sequence ATGCCCTTCTCCCGCCTGGCCACCGCCACCACCCCCACCTGCCACGTCGGACTGGGCCTCGCCGCCGTGGGCCGCCCCGGCTACATCAACCTCGGCCGCGACAGGGATCTCGGAGACGACCGCGGCGTGGACGCCCTGCGTGAGCGCACCCGTCGACTCCTCGACGCCGCCTACGCCCAGGGGGTGCGCTACATCGACGTCGCCCGCTCCTACGGCCGCAGCGAGGAGTTCCTCGCCGGCTGGCTGAACGCCCGCCCGGACGTCGACGACGTGGTCGTCGGCAGCAAGTGGGGCTACACCTACACCGCGGGCTGGTCCACGGACGCCGAACAGCACGAGGTGAAGGACCACTCCCTCGCCACGTACGAGCGGCAGCGCGCGGAGACCGACGCACTCCTCGGCGACCGGCTCGACCTCTACCAGATCCACTCGGTGACCCCGGACAGCCCGGCCCTCACCGACAAGGAACTCCACGCCAGGCTCGCCGAGGCCGCCGCCGGTGGCCTGACCGTCGGCTTCTCCACCAGCGGCCCCGCCCAGGCCGACGCGATCCGCGCCGCCCTCGCCGTGACGGTCGACGGCGAGCCCCTCTTCCGCACGGTCCAGTCGACGTACAACGCCCTGGAGACCTCGGCGGGACCCGCGCTCGCCGAGGCGCACGACGCCGGGCTGACCGTGATCGTCAAGGAGGGCATGGCCAACGGCCGGCTCGCCGCGCCCCACGCCCCCGACGCGCTGCGGGCCGTGGCCGAGGAGACCGGCCTCGGCTGTGACGCGGTCGCCCTCGCCCTGGTCCTGCGTCAGCCATGGGCCGGTGTCGTCCTCTCCGGCGCCGCGACCCTCGCCCAGCTCGCCTCCAACCTGCACGCGCCCGCGGTCGACCTCGACGAGGCACAGCTGACCCGCCTCGCCGCGCTCGTGGAGGAGCCCCGTGCGTACTGGGAGCGGCGCGGACAGCTGCCCTGGCACTGA
- the argH gene encoding argininosuccinate lyase, with the protein MSSNSGDVRLWGGRFADGPAEALAKLSASVHFDWRLAPYDIAGSRAHARVLHRAGLLTEDELRRMIAGLDQLEADVASGAFVGTVADEDVHTALERGLLERLGPDLGGKLRAGRSRNDQVATLFRMYLRDHARTVGGLIADLQQALIGLAEAHPDVAMPGRTHLQHAQPVLFAHHVLAHVQALSRDAERLRQWDERTAVSPYGSGALAGSSLGLDPEAVAEDLGFEHGSSANSIDGTASRDFAAEFAFITAMIGVNLSRIAEEVIVWNTKEFSFVTLHDAFSTGSSIMPQKKNPDIAELARGKSGRLIGNLTGLMATLKALPLAYNRDLQEDKEPVFDSIDQLEVLLPAFTGMMATLTVHRERMEELAPAGFSLATDIAEWLVKQGVPFRVAHEVAGECVKAAEAEDKELDELTDEQFAKISAHLTPEVRTVLNVPGALASRNGRGGTAPSAVAVQLAEVKADVARQLQWAEAKRKG; encoded by the coding sequence GTGAGCAGCAACAGCGGTGACGTACGGCTCTGGGGCGGCCGTTTCGCCGACGGTCCCGCCGAGGCCCTGGCGAAGCTGTCCGCGTCCGTCCACTTCGACTGGCGGCTCGCGCCGTACGACATCGCCGGTTCGCGTGCCCACGCGCGCGTGCTGCACAGGGCGGGGCTGCTCACCGAGGACGAGCTCCGGCGCATGATCGCGGGCCTCGACCAGCTCGAGGCCGACGTCGCCTCCGGCGCCTTCGTGGGCACCGTCGCCGACGAGGACGTCCACACCGCCCTGGAGCGGGGCCTGCTGGAGCGCCTCGGCCCCGACCTGGGCGGCAAGCTCCGCGCGGGCCGCTCCCGCAACGACCAGGTCGCCACCCTCTTCCGGATGTACCTGCGCGACCACGCCCGCACCGTCGGCGGGCTGATCGCCGACCTCCAGCAGGCCCTGATCGGCCTCGCGGAGGCCCACCCGGACGTGGCGATGCCCGGCCGTACCCACCTCCAGCACGCCCAGCCGGTGCTCTTCGCGCACCACGTCCTCGCCCACGTCCAGGCCCTGTCCCGGGACGCCGAGCGGCTGCGCCAGTGGGACGAGCGCACGGCCGTCTCCCCGTACGGTTCGGGCGCGCTCGCGGGCTCCTCCCTGGGGCTGGACCCGGAGGCGGTCGCCGAGGACCTCGGGTTCGAGCACGGCAGCTCCGCCAACTCCATCGACGGCACGGCCTCCCGCGACTTCGCCGCCGAGTTCGCCTTCATCACCGCGATGATCGGGGTCAACCTCTCCCGGATCGCCGAGGAGGTCATCGTCTGGAACACGAAGGAGTTCTCCTTCGTCACGCTCCACGACGCGTTCTCCACCGGCTCGTCGATCATGCCGCAGAAGAAGAACCCGGACATCGCCGAGCTGGCACGCGGCAAGAGCGGCCGGCTCATCGGCAACCTGACCGGGCTCATGGCGACGCTCAAGGCCCTCCCGCTCGCGTACAACCGCGACCTGCAGGAGGACAAGGAGCCGGTCTTCGACTCCATCGACCAGCTGGAGGTCCTGCTCCCGGCGTTCACCGGCATGATGGCCACGCTGACCGTGCACCGCGAGCGCATGGAAGAGCTTGCCCCGGCCGGCTTCTCGCTCGCCACCGACATCGCCGAGTGGCTGGTCAAGCAGGGTGTGCCGTTCCGGGTGGCGCACGAGGTGGCCGGCGAGTGCGTGAAGGCCGCCGAGGCCGAGGACAAGGAACTGGACGAGCTGACCGACGAGCAGTTCGCGAAGATCTCCGCCCACCTCACCCCCGAGGTCCGCACGGTCCTCAACGTCCCCGGCGCCCTGGCCTCACGGAACGGACGCGGTGGTACGGCCCCCAGCGCGGTCGCCGTCCAGCTGGCCGAGGTCAAGGCGGACGTGGCGCGGCAGCTTCAGTGGGCGGAAGCCAAGCGGAAGGGCTGA
- a CDS encoding argininosuccinate synthase: MTERVVLAYSGGLDTSVAIGWIAEETGAEVIAVAVDVGQGGEDLDVIRKRALACGAVEAEVADAKDEFADEYCLPAIKANALYMDRYPLVSALSRPAIVKHLVAAAKKHGATTVAHGCTGKGNDQVRFEAGIVALAPDLKCIAPVRDYAMTRDRAIAFCEEKNLPIATTKKSPYSIDQNVFGRAVETGFLEDIWNAPIEDIYEYTRNPAAPREADEVIITFKEGAPVAIDGEPVTVLQAIQQLNARAGAQGIGRIDMVEDRLVGIKSREVYEAPGAIALITAHQELENVTVERELARYKRQVEQRWGELVYDGQWFSPLKRALDGFVNEANQHVSGDIRMTLHAGRAVVTGRRSDSSLYDFNLATYDTGDTFDQAAAKGFIDIYSLSSKIAARRQSRA, translated from the coding sequence GTGACCGAGCGCGTCGTACTCGCCTACTCGGGCGGTCTGGACACCTCCGTCGCCATCGGCTGGATCGCCGAGGAGACGGGCGCTGAGGTCATCGCCGTCGCGGTCGACGTCGGCCAGGGCGGCGAGGACCTGGACGTCATCCGCAAGCGCGCGCTCGCCTGCGGTGCCGTGGAGGCCGAAGTCGCCGACGCCAAGGACGAGTTCGCCGACGAGTACTGCCTCCCGGCGATCAAGGCCAACGCCCTCTACATGGACCGCTACCCGCTGGTCTCCGCCCTCTCCCGGCCGGCGATCGTCAAGCACCTGGTCGCGGCCGCCAAGAAGCACGGCGCCACCACGGTCGCCCACGGCTGCACCGGCAAGGGCAACGACCAGGTCCGCTTCGAGGCCGGCATCGTCGCCCTCGCCCCCGACCTGAAGTGCATCGCCCCGGTCCGCGACTACGCGATGACCCGCGACAGGGCCATCGCGTTCTGCGAGGAGAAGAACCTCCCTATCGCGACCACCAAGAAGTCCCCGTACTCCATCGACCAGAACGTCTTCGGGCGTGCCGTCGAGACCGGCTTCCTCGAGGACATCTGGAACGCGCCGATCGAGGACATCTACGAGTACACCCGGAACCCGGCCGCCCCGCGCGAGGCCGACGAGGTGATCATCACCTTCAAGGAGGGCGCCCCGGTCGCGATCGACGGCGAGCCCGTCACCGTCCTGCAGGCGATCCAGCAGCTCAACGCGCGCGCCGGCGCCCAGGGCATCGGCCGGATCGACATGGTCGAGGACCGCCTCGTCGGCATCAAGTCCCGCGAGGTGTACGAGGCTCCCGGCGCGATCGCCCTGATCACCGCCCACCAGGAGCTGGAGAACGTCACCGTCGAGCGCGAACTCGCCCGCTACAAGCGGCAGGTCGAGCAGCGCTGGGGCGAACTCGTCTACGACGGCCAGTGGTTCTCCCCGCTCAAGCGCGCCCTGGACGGCTTCGTCAACGAGGCCAACCAGCACGTGAGCGGCGACATCCGCATGACGTTGCACGCCGGCCGCGCGGTCGTCACCGGGCGGCGCTCGGATTCGTCGCTGTACGACTTCAACCTGGCGACCTACGACACGGGCGACACCTTCGACCAGGCCGCGGCCAAGGGCTTCATCGACATCTACAGCCTGTCGTCGAAGATCGCGGCGCGGCGTCAGTCGCGGGCATAG
- a CDS encoding pyridoxamine 5'-phosphate oxidase family protein, which produces MGKTYERIDGRLRTFIEEQPLFFTATAPLSGDGTINLSPKGLKGCFAVLDELTVAYLDFAGSNAETIAHLRENGRITLMWCAFQGPPNIVRVHGRGEPVFRDDPRFKELLAHFPDIDPSLHGLRAVIVVHAELIRDTCGYAVPFMTYEADRDLHGRRFAREDDTSLSEYFAKKEHVATSLDGLPGLPLPLPPSPV; this is translated from the coding sequence ATGGGAAAGACCTATGAGCGCATAGACGGCAGGCTGCGCACGTTCATCGAGGAGCAGCCCCTCTTCTTCACCGCGACCGCCCCCCTGTCCGGCGACGGAACCATCAACCTCTCCCCCAAGGGCCTGAAGGGCTGCTTCGCGGTGCTCGACGAGCTCACCGTGGCCTATCTGGACTTCGCCGGCTCCAACGCGGAGACCATCGCCCACCTGCGGGAGAACGGCCGGATCACTCTCATGTGGTGCGCCTTCCAGGGCCCGCCCAACATCGTGCGCGTCCACGGCCGGGGCGAGCCGGTCTTCCGCGACGACCCGCGCTTCAAGGAACTCCTCGCCCACTTCCCCGACATCGACCCGTCCCTGCACGGCCTGCGCGCCGTCATCGTCGTCCACGCCGAACTGATCCGGGACACCTGCGGCTACGCGGTGCCCTTCATGACGTACGAGGCGGACCGCGATCTGCACGGAAGGCGCTTCGCGCGCGAGGACGACACCTCGCTGAGCGAGTACTTCGCCAAGAAGGAGCACGTGGCCACCAGCCTCGACGGACTGCCGGGGCTGCCGTTGCCACTGCCGCCGTCCCCCGTCTGA
- a CDS encoding HAMP domain-containing sensor histidine kinase gives MSAVPRGAARWVRRLPGPRTLRARLTFGLVVLLAVSCAAVGVAAVVELNGFLTGRLDEQLQQTGPGFPQSLEHGTATATRLSDHDGDEQGDTRRQAAETFGARLVNGTVTHVAVVPSRAHPDFDVSLSAADRRTLASLPVDRTGHTVCLSALGSYRLTAWAGYDGDVLITGLPMEPVRATVRRLELVATVVFGFALAATGVAGALWVRWSLRPLSRVAATATRVSELPLASGEVALPPRAPEADPRSEVGRVAAAFNRMLHHVEDALTKRHASEERLRSFAADASHELRTPVASVRGHAELALLHPGPVPPEVSRALERIAAESARMGEMVDEMLLLARLDAGRPLERRPVDLTRLVLDAVTDARAAGPGHRWTLELPEEPVTVTGDAHRLQQVLANLLANARLHTPVGTKVTVSLETERTGGEGSGTAVLKVHDDGPGVPAEVQPGVFERFTRADRRRTGPSSGAGAGLGLSIVAAVAEAHGGAVGLESRPGSTVFAVRLPMDWAG, from the coding sequence GTGAGCGCGGTGCCGCGCGGGGCCGCACGGTGGGTACGGCGTCTGCCCGGGCCGCGCACCCTGCGGGCCCGGCTCACCTTCGGCCTGGTGGTGCTGCTGGCCGTCAGCTGCGCCGCCGTCGGGGTGGCCGCGGTCGTCGAGCTGAACGGTTTCCTCACCGGCCGGCTCGACGAGCAGCTGCAGCAGACGGGACCGGGCTTCCCGCAGAGCCTGGAGCACGGCACCGCCACGGCCACCAGGCTCTCCGACCACGACGGCGACGAACAGGGCGACACCCGCCGCCAGGCCGCCGAGACGTTCGGCGCCCGGCTGGTGAACGGCACGGTGACCCACGTGGCGGTGGTCCCCTCCCGGGCGCACCCGGACTTCGACGTGTCCCTGAGCGCCGCCGACCGCAGGACGCTGGCGTCCCTCCCGGTAGACCGCACCGGCCACACCGTGTGCCTGTCGGCGCTCGGCTCCTACCGGCTGACGGCGTGGGCGGGCTACGACGGCGACGTCCTGATCACGGGGCTGCCGATGGAGCCGGTACGGGCCACGGTGCGCCGGCTGGAACTGGTCGCCACCGTCGTCTTCGGGTTCGCCCTGGCCGCCACCGGGGTCGCCGGGGCCCTGTGGGTGCGGTGGTCGCTGCGGCCGCTCAGCCGGGTGGCGGCCACCGCCACCCGGGTCAGCGAGCTGCCGCTGGCCAGCGGCGAGGTGGCTCTGCCGCCGCGGGCGCCGGAGGCGGACCCGCGCAGCGAGGTGGGCCGGGTCGCGGCCGCCTTCAACCGGATGCTCCACCACGTCGAGGACGCGCTGACCAAGCGGCACGCCAGCGAGGAGCGGCTGCGAAGCTTCGCCGCCGACGCCAGCCACGAGCTGCGCACCCCGGTCGCCTCGGTACGCGGTCACGCGGAGCTCGCGCTGCTGCATCCGGGGCCGGTGCCACCGGAGGTGTCGCGCGCTCTGGAGCGCATAGCGGCCGAGTCCGCGCGGATGGGGGAGATGGTCGACGAGATGCTGCTGCTGGCCCGGCTGGACGCCGGCCGGCCCCTGGAGCGGCGCCCGGTCGACCTCACCCGGCTGGTCCTGGACGCCGTGACGGACGCCCGGGCCGCGGGTCCCGGGCACCGCTGGACGCTGGAGCTGCCGGAGGAGCCGGTGACGGTGACCGGCGACGCCCACCGTCTCCAGCAGGTGTTGGCCAACCTGTTGGCCAACGCGCGTTTGCACACACCCGTGGGCACCAAGGTGACGGTGTCCCTGGAGACCGAGCGCACCGGTGGCGAGGGCAGCGGCACGGCGGTGCTGAAGGTCCACGACGACGGTCCGGGCGTCCCCGCCGAGGTCCAGCCGGGCGTCTTCGAGCGCTTCACCCGCGCCGACCGCCGCCGCACCGGCCCCTCCTCGGGCGCGGGAGCCGGTCTGGGTCTGTCGATCGTGGCGGCCGTGGCCGAGGCGCACGGAGGCGCCGTCGGTCTGGAGAGCCGGCCGGGCTCCACGGTCTTCGCGGTACGGCTGCCGATGGACTGGGCGGGCTGA
- a CDS encoding response regulator transcription factor, giving the protein MNTPRPASAALPRTGLPALTRPDGTPVRVLVVDDDPDLAEVLSGALRYQGWEVRTAGDGARAVAEARELQPDAVILDVMLPDTDGFTVLRELHAVQPDVCVLFLTARDAVEDRIAGITAGGDDYVTKPFSLEEVVARLRGLLRRAGMARQLEDGPRLTVGDLVMDEDAREVTRGGELIELSPTEFELLRFLMSNPRRVLSKAQILDRVWSYDFGGQAHVVELYISYLRKKVDAGREPMIHTVRGAGYVLKPVAR; this is encoded by the coding sequence ATGAACACACCCCGTCCCGCCTCCGCCGCCCTGCCCCGCACCGGTCTGCCCGCCCTCACCCGCCCCGACGGCACCCCGGTGCGGGTACTCGTCGTCGACGACGACCCCGACCTCGCCGAAGTGCTCTCCGGGGCCCTGCGCTACCAGGGCTGGGAGGTCCGCACCGCCGGCGACGGGGCACGCGCCGTGGCGGAGGCCCGCGAGCTGCAGCCCGACGCGGTGATCCTCGACGTGATGCTCCCGGACACCGACGGCTTCACCGTGCTGCGCGAGCTGCACGCGGTGCAGCCGGACGTCTGTGTGCTCTTCCTCACCGCACGGGACGCGGTGGAGGACCGCATCGCCGGGATCACCGCGGGCGGCGACGACTACGTGACCAAACCCTTCAGCCTGGAGGAGGTCGTCGCGCGGCTGCGCGGACTGCTGCGGCGCGCGGGCATGGCCCGGCAGCTGGAGGACGGCCCGCGGCTGACCGTGGGCGACCTGGTCATGGACGAGGACGCCCGCGAGGTCACCCGCGGCGGGGAGCTGATCGAGCTGTCCCCGACCGAGTTCGAGCTGCTGCGCTTCCTGATGTCCAACCCGCGCCGGGTGCTCAGCAAGGCGCAGATCCTCGACCGCGTGTGGTCCTACGACTTCGGCGGCCAGGCGCATGTGGTGGAGCTGTACATCTCGTACCTGCGCAAGAAGGTGGACGCGGGCCGCGAACCCATGATCCACACGGTGCGCGGGGCGGGGTACGTGCTGAAGCCGGTGGCCCGGTGA